From a region of the Acidicapsa acidisoli genome:
- a CDS encoding glycosyltransferase family 2 protein, with translation MLLSIVIPVLNEAETLPLLLARLRESLRNIDSEAIFVDDGSTDDTAWMLEQEALQDPAIRLIRFSRNFGHQAAVTAGLDFANGDAVVVMDADLQDPPELLPRMVELFTQGYDVVSPQRISRDSETLFKRWTAKLFYRIVSDLTGHRLTPEVGDFRLFSRRAVLAIRSLREQHRYMRGLAAWLGLKEAFIPFDREARTGGRTKYSFLKMMRFAWTAISSFSAFPLRVSISLGCCLSFFGFAYLLRVFYLALWSHSLVPGWASVVALQCIFSGMILLALGAIGDYVARIYEEAKNRPLYVVAETCNIMLSSKSRESLTRAIILANSAPRDTLTMRQAACSSPDNDGHSAQSSLVGVGT, from the coding sequence ATGCTGCTCTCGATCGTAATTCCAGTCCTGAATGAAGCCGAGACACTGCCTCTGCTGCTCGCACGCCTTCGCGAATCTCTACGCAATATAGATTCTGAAGCCATCTTCGTAGACGACGGCAGCACGGACGACACTGCGTGGATGCTGGAGCAGGAAGCTCTGCAAGACCCCGCCATCAGACTGATTCGCTTCAGCCGGAATTTTGGCCATCAGGCCGCCGTAACTGCCGGCCTGGACTTTGCCAATGGAGACGCCGTCGTTGTGATGGATGCGGACCTCCAGGATCCACCGGAACTGCTTCCCCGTATGGTCGAACTATTCACTCAGGGCTACGACGTCGTATCGCCGCAACGAATTTCGCGCGATTCCGAGACGCTATTCAAGCGATGGACAGCCAAGCTCTTCTATCGCATCGTATCTGATCTCACAGGTCATCGTTTGACGCCCGAAGTCGGCGACTTCCGCCTCTTTAGCCGGAGAGCGGTGTTGGCGATTCGCTCTCTGCGGGAACAGCATCGATATATGCGTGGCCTAGCCGCATGGCTCGGACTTAAAGAGGCTTTCATTCCCTTTGACCGCGAGGCGCGTACCGGAGGTCGGACCAAGTATTCCTTTCTTAAAATGATGCGGTTTGCGTGGACAGCCATCTCTTCTTTCTCGGCATTCCCCTTGCGCGTCAGCATCAGCCTTGGCTGTTGTCTGAGTTTCTTCGGATTTGCCTATCTGCTGCGAGTCTTTTATCTGGCGCTCTGGTCCCATTCTCTGGTTCCCGGATGGGCTTCAGTCGTGGCCTTGCAATGTATATTCTCCGGGATGATTCTCTTGGCGCTTGGCGCTATTGGCGATTATGTCGCCCGCATTTATGAAGAGGCGAAAAACCGTCCTCTGTATGTCGTAGCTGAAACCTGTAACATCATGCTCTCAAGCAAGTCACGGGAATCGCTGACGCGAGCAATTATCCTGGCGAACTCTGCCCCACGCGATACCCTTACAATGCGCCAGGCTGCCTGCTCAAGCCCAGATAACGACGGCCACTCGGCTCAAAGTTCGCTTGTAGGAGTAGGAACGTAA
- a CDS encoding glycosyltransferase family 2 protein — translation MINGKRIAVVMPAYNAEKTLEQTVRELPSEVDIKILVDDSSKDETAQLSRKLGVLTFVHDANYGYGRNQQTCYREALAAGADIVVMVHPDYQYTPLLVAAMASMVASGIYDMVLASRILGGGALKGGMPRYKYIANRFLTAFQNLFLGVKLSEYHTGYRAFSRELLQTLPLLENSDDFVFDNQMIAQAVMFQFNIGEISCPTKYFKEASSINFRRSVKYGLEVLGTTVSFVAHRLGWIHAAKFDSTGRKVTQRYYSDVAGRS, via the coding sequence ATGATCAACGGAAAACGAATCGCAGTTGTTATGCCGGCCTACAATGCCGAGAAAACTCTCGAACAGACCGTGCGCGAACTTCCCAGCGAGGTCGACATCAAGATCCTGGTCGATGATTCCAGCAAAGACGAAACTGCGCAGCTTTCCAGGAAGCTTGGCGTTCTTACTTTTGTGCACGATGCAAACTACGGCTATGGCCGCAATCAGCAGACATGCTACCGCGAGGCGCTTGCCGCAGGAGCAGACATCGTGGTCATGGTGCATCCCGACTACCAATACACCCCATTGCTTGTTGCGGCTATGGCCAGCATGGTGGCCAGCGGCATTTATGACATGGTGCTTGCCTCGCGCATTCTCGGGGGCGGCGCATTGAAAGGCGGCATGCCCAGGTATAAGTACATCGCCAACCGCTTCCTTACAGCCTTCCAGAACCTGTTTCTTGGAGTGAAGCTGTCGGAGTACCACACCGGATATCGCGCGTTTTCAAGAGAACTGCTGCAAACCCTGCCGCTGCTTGAGAACTCCGACGACTTTGTCTTCGACAACCAGATGATTGCGCAGGCGGTGATGTTTCAGTTTAATATCGGCGAGATTTCCTGCCCTACAAAATACTTCAAGGAAGCATCTTCGATCAATTTCCGGCGCAGCGTGAAGTACGGCCTCGAAGTTCTCGGCACAACCGTAAGCTTTGTCGCTCATAGACTCGGATGGATTCACGCGGCAAAGTTCGACTCCACCGGAAGAAAAGTTACTCAACGGTACTACTCAGACGTTGCGGGACGGTCGTGA
- a CDS encoding ArnT family glycosyltransferase: protein MSSTTTFPAARASVQPKFARHYVDYLIFVVGATLYLLPFLRIMLAPQADEGILIEGAVRVARGQLFARDFFEVMGPGTFYWLGAFFKLFGVTFFATRLCLFTTSLGTGVLIYFLSRRISGRFRYLPCLVVTATYFGTLWPMISHHVDSNFFALLTFACVLIWHDRHVAILLPVSGALAGATTCIMQPKGILLFFAILAWLVIQRWRHQASFRAVGLLMAGYACVVGSVVLYYWSHGALWDLAFATFIHNLRYYGPMNVVPYASGIIQDHWSPLAFSNSGLFWTVPFASILLVPFLVIAALPVLLLVLAMVNRTSFMKPTLLLYWMCGSALWLSEFHRRDISHLVMGSPLLVILFVHFLSEDRGKLKIRGLQLLAICAALLAGFNLLLVLYTHPTPTRVGTVAMFGTDPVLTYLNEHVASGSELFVYPFYPMYYFLTETDNPTRYSGLGYNYNTTEQFMNAIQTLERRHVRYVLWNTAYLDKVLPKAFPSLPRIPKSQYLMEPYLESHYKVVWENKGTVLMERIGESGAK from the coding sequence ATGAGCTCTACAACGACGTTTCCCGCAGCCCGAGCCTCGGTGCAGCCTAAGTTTGCACGCCACTACGTCGATTATTTGATTTTCGTCGTAGGTGCCACCTTGTATTTGTTGCCCTTCCTGCGAATCATGCTGGCTCCGCAGGCGGACGAGGGGATTCTGATCGAAGGAGCGGTGCGGGTTGCTCGCGGCCAACTCTTTGCGCGCGATTTCTTTGAAGTGATGGGACCCGGAACCTTCTACTGGCTAGGCGCCTTCTTCAAACTCTTCGGCGTAACCTTTTTTGCGACGCGACTATGCCTCTTCACTACTTCGTTGGGCACCGGCGTATTGATCTACTTCTTGTCTCGCAGAATTTCCGGGAGATTCCGGTACTTGCCGTGCCTCGTTGTGACCGCTACGTATTTTGGAACGCTTTGGCCCATGATCAGTCACCATGTCGACAGCAATTTCTTCGCATTGCTGACATTCGCCTGCGTACTGATTTGGCATGACCGGCACGTCGCTATTCTGTTGCCTGTAAGCGGGGCTCTGGCTGGAGCAACAACCTGCATCATGCAGCCCAAGGGCATACTACTTTTCTTTGCCATTCTGGCATGGCTGGTGATTCAGCGATGGAGGCATCAGGCCTCCTTTCGTGCCGTCGGCCTGCTTATGGCGGGCTATGCTTGCGTGGTGGGCTCCGTGGTGCTGTATTACTGGAGCCACGGGGCGCTCTGGGATCTTGCCTTTGCGACATTCATACATAATCTCCGCTACTACGGTCCAATGAATGTCGTCCCTTATGCCAGCGGCATCATTCAAGATCACTGGAGTCCATTGGCCTTCTCCAACTCTGGCTTGTTCTGGACAGTCCCATTTGCATCAATTCTATTAGTGCCGTTCCTCGTTATCGCTGCCCTTCCTGTTCTATTGCTCGTGCTGGCCATGGTCAACAGAACCAGCTTTATGAAGCCGACCCTTTTGCTCTATTGGATGTGCGGGTCTGCGTTGTGGCTATCAGAGTTCCACCGAAGAGACATCAGTCACCTCGTTATGGGATCTCCTCTGCTTGTCATCCTGTTTGTTCATTTCCTGAGTGAGGATAGGGGCAAGTTGAAGATCCGCGGGCTGCAACTTCTCGCAATTTGTGCCGCATTGCTGGCTGGATTCAACCTGCTGCTGGTCCTCTACACGCATCCCACTCCAACCAGGGTCGGAACTGTGGCCATGTTCGGAACTGATCCAGTGCTCACTTATCTCAATGAGCATGTAGCATCCGGTTCGGAACTCTTTGTCTATCCCTTCTATCCCATGTACTACTTCCTGACCGAAACCGACAACCCAACACGCTACTCAGGCCTGGGGTATAACTACAACACCACGGAGCAGTTCATGAACGCTATACAGACCCTGGAGCGGCGTCACGTACGGTACGTCCTTTGGAATACAGCTTACTTAGACAAGGTGCTCCCCAAGGCGTTTCCCTCATTGCCAAGAATCCCAAAGAGCCAATACCTGATGGAGCCTTACCTGGAATCGCACTACAAAGTTGTGTGGGAAAACAAGGGGACAGTCTTGATGGAGCGGATTGGGGAGAGCGGTGCAAAATGA
- a CDS encoding glycosyltransferase family 2 protein, with amino-acid sequence MKLISVVSPCYNEEGNVEQLYLRTRETLARFPQYRYEHIFIDNASTDRTVEILRRLAAMDKSVKVIVNARNFGHLRSPQHALMCAEGDAVAVLLSDLQDPPELIGEMIEEWERGTPIVAGIKNSSDENGTMFGIRTLYYRTVAMLTNIHVLEHFHGFGVYDRKVIDIIRTRFPDPYPYFRGIIAEIGLPHKSVYYNQKRRERGITKNNFYTLYDIAMLGITNLSKVPLRLVTFTGFLFALLSALVGLGYLIAKLVFWNNFSIGIAPVVVGLFFFGSVQMVALGVIGEYVGSIHTMVQNRPLVIEKERINFDDSEEKPKE; translated from the coding sequence TTGAAGCTGATCAGCGTAGTCAGTCCTTGCTATAACGAGGAGGGCAATGTCGAGCAACTGTATCTTCGGACACGGGAGACACTCGCGAGGTTCCCGCAGTATCGCTACGAGCATATCTTTATCGACAACGCTTCGACGGACAGGACGGTAGAGATCCTGCGCCGGCTGGCCGCGATGGACAAGAGCGTCAAGGTGATAGTGAATGCGAGGAACTTTGGCCACCTGCGCTCTCCGCAACACGCGCTGATGTGCGCCGAGGGCGACGCGGTCGCGGTATTGCTCTCTGATCTCCAGGACCCTCCTGAGTTGATCGGCGAGATGATTGAGGAGTGGGAGCGCGGAACTCCGATTGTCGCGGGCATCAAGAATTCAAGCGACGAAAACGGGACGATGTTCGGCATTCGCACCCTGTATTACCGCACCGTTGCGATGCTGACCAATATTCACGTGCTCGAGCATTTCCACGGCTTTGGTGTGTATGACCGGAAGGTCATCGATATCATCCGCACGCGCTTCCCCGATCCTTACCCTTACTTTCGCGGAATCATCGCGGAGATCGGCCTGCCTCACAAGTCCGTCTATTACAACCAGAAGCGGCGCGAACGCGGCATTACCAAGAACAACTTCTATACGTTGTATGACATTGCGATGCTTGGGATCACGAACCTGTCCAAGGTGCCGCTGCGACTGGTCACCTTCACTGGTTTTCTCTTTGCCTTGTTGAGTGCGTTGGTGGGCCTGGGTTATCTGATCGCCAAACTGGTGTTCTGGAATAACTTCTCCATCGGAATTGCGCCTGTGGTTGTGGGGCTTTTCTTCTTCGGATCGGTACAGATGGTGGCCCTGGGCGTAATCGGCGAGTACGTTGGCTCGATCCACACGATGGTTCAGAACCGGCCCCTGGTGATCGAAAAAGAGCGGATCAATTTTGATGACTCCGAAGAGAAGCCGAAGGAATGA
- a CDS encoding GtrA family protein, whose product MSYSRSDIEPQRSGIARHIPPEQFLRYVLIGGWNTVFGYSCFFLMNRWLATVMPSYSYIAANLSSNLIAITVAFLGYKWFVFRTKGNYLREWVRTLAVYSGSVLVSTLALAPLVGLIRHTTRYQSEAPYIAGAIVAIFTVVSSFLGHRHFSFGDRPVAIDK is encoded by the coding sequence ATGAGCTATTCCAGGTCAGACATAGAACCCCAGAGGAGCGGGATTGCAAGGCATATCCCGCCGGAGCAGTTCTTGCGCTATGTACTGATCGGCGGATGGAACACGGTATTTGGGTACTCATGCTTTTTCCTGATGAACCGATGGCTTGCGACAGTTATGCCGTCGTATTCCTACATCGCGGCCAATCTTTCGTCGAATCTTATCGCAATCACTGTCGCTTTCCTTGGTTACAAATGGTTTGTCTTTCGGACGAAGGGCAACTATCTGCGCGAATGGGTGCGCACGCTCGCCGTCTACAGTGGAAGCGTTCTTGTCTCTACGCTGGCATTGGCGCCGCTGGTGGGGCTGATCCGGCACACGACGCGATATCAGAGCGAGGCGCCATACATTGCCGGGGCGATCGTAGCAATCTTCACGGTCGTCAGCAGCTTTCTCGGCCACCGGCACTTTTCGTTCGGGGACAGGCCGGTCGCAATCGATAAATAG
- a CDS encoding class I SAM-dependent methyltransferase yields the protein MGKHPDADIYRCKSCTHAFSDIASMPKQEEYGADYFDDTHRRWFEHPNTQLFDRVAAYIPQGGSVLDVGCGRGDFLRHVHRMRPDAKLTGIDFAPNQHESIRFLQGDVITLDISQRFDVVVSLSVIEHVPDCVAFARRMVELTKQGGSMIVNTPNEASILYGMGRAGLSFGVSLAFNRLYSRHHLHHFTPTSLRRLLESSGLTVSKHLMHNAPVKAMDLPVRNAAADAVLRAGVWAVFAAGSITSKTYLQTIVCSA from the coding sequence ATGGGAAAGCATCCCGATGCCGATATCTATCGCTGTAAATCCTGTACGCACGCATTCAGCGACATCGCATCCATGCCAAAGCAGGAGGAATACGGTGCAGACTATTTCGACGACACGCACCGCCGCTGGTTCGAGCACCCGAATACGCAGCTCTTCGACCGTGTCGCGGCCTACATTCCACAAGGCGGATCGGTCCTCGACGTCGGTTGCGGCCGTGGAGATTTTCTTCGGCACGTTCACCGGATGCGGCCTGATGCTAAGCTGACCGGGATCGATTTCGCTCCAAATCAGCATGAGAGCATTCGATTTCTCCAGGGCGACGTCATCACGCTCGACATTTCGCAACGCTTCGACGTGGTCGTGTCACTCTCCGTAATCGAACACGTGCCTGATTGCGTTGCCTTTGCCCGCCGCATGGTCGAACTGACGAAACAGGGCGGTTCGATGATCGTCAATACGCCCAACGAAGCAAGCATTCTCTACGGCATGGGCCGAGCCGGACTATCATTTGGGGTTTCATTGGCCTTCAATCGTCTCTATTCGCGCCATCATCTGCACCACTTCACTCCTACCTCACTGCGCCGGCTTCTGGAGTCGTCAGGCCTCACAGTTTCAAAACACCTCATGCACAATGCTCCGGTGAAGGCCATGGACCTGCCCGTCCGCAATGCTGCCGCGGATGCCGTGCTGCGAGCCGGTGTCTGGGCCGTATTCGCTGCGGGGTCGATTACCTCCAAGACCTATCTGCAAACCATAGTTTGTTCTGCTTAA
- a CDS encoding DMT family transporter yields MKAGHLLQLLLLSAVWGVSFLQIRIAGDSFPPLWVALLRCSSGALLLWSVMILGRRSLPSRKLLPWLLLVALFNNAIPFTFFAWGERTIPSSTAAVVNATTPIWTLLISLAVQRGHATGRMIAGVLLSFAGVVLVVYGHEVGEETASARAGLVLGVTLVVMASLCYAIATVMAKAKLKGIDPIGLATTQLTLASLMLLPVALAGAYPVAVSVPSIAAIATLGLAGSGIAYLLYYNLLAHVSATHVVAVTYLLPIWGLFWGLLAHETIGWTAYLGVAVVVAGLLILNWKTQVQAASSTARA; encoded by the coding sequence ATGAAGGCTGGTCATCTGCTCCAACTCCTGCTGTTATCTGCCGTTTGGGGAGTTTCATTTCTGCAGATTCGCATCGCCGGGGACAGCTTTCCTCCGCTCTGGGTCGCATTGCTGCGCTGCTCATCAGGAGCGTTGCTTCTGTGGAGTGTGATGATCCTGGGGCGGCGCTCGTTGCCCTCTCGCAAGTTATTGCCGTGGCTTTTGCTGGTGGCGCTCTTCAATAACGCAATTCCATTCACATTTTTTGCCTGGGGCGAGCGCACAATTCCCAGCAGCACAGCAGCGGTCGTTAACGCAACCACGCCAATCTGGACCCTGTTGATCAGTCTCGCAGTGCAGCGCGGCCACGCTACAGGACGCATGATTGCAGGCGTGCTGCTAAGTTTCGCAGGGGTCGTACTGGTTGTGTATGGACATGAAGTGGGAGAAGAAACCGCGTCCGCGCGGGCGGGGCTGGTGCTCGGAGTTACGCTGGTCGTGATGGCCTCCCTCTGTTATGCCATCGCAACGGTCATGGCAAAAGCGAAGCTCAAAGGCATCGACCCAATCGGACTTGCAACCACGCAGCTCACGCTCGCCAGCCTGATGCTGTTACCGGTAGCACTCGCCGGAGCGTACCCAGTGGCTGTCAGTGTTCCATCCATCGCAGCAATCGCAACGCTGGGACTTGCCGGTAGCGGCATTGCTTACCTGCTCTACTACAACCTGCTTGCCCATGTCTCTGCGACCCATGTCGTGGCCGTAACCTATCTTCTCCCGATCTGGGGTCTGTTCTGGGGCCTTCTGGCACATGAAACCATCGGTTGGACTGCATATCTGGGAGTGGCGGTCGTCGTCGCCGGACTACTGATCCTGAATTGGAAGACACAGGTTCAGGCGGCGTCGTCGACGGCACGGGCCTAA
- a CDS encoding AI-2E family transporter — translation MHDVDDKFKSRVSFTLLAIAALALAVFLIWIGRVIFLLLFASAIGAILLTTVSNWLHSRFKIKQGLALALFLCVTFAVTALVVWSQGPNIVQQFADLETDLPVAAHSLLTQMRSQQWGQWILRQSPGSEQISSGFSFALTRIGGIVVSSATILAGLVIVFSLSIYFSAEPEMYYNGIRRAVPEEYRGKMDACAASVAQILRWWVLAKLISMTLVGALISIGLWIVGVPLAGTLGIIAAVMTFIPNVGPLISVIPAALLALAISPTKGLLALLVFAIVFTIEGYVVTPLLERNIVRLPPALTLTMQLLLAAVAGPVGVALAAPVAAAILGILSVLLPKAPDVPVPTSKRVA, via the coding sequence ATGCACGACGTGGATGACAAATTCAAAAGTCGCGTGAGCTTCACGCTCCTTGCCATCGCGGCGCTTGCGCTGGCCGTGTTTCTGATCTGGATTGGCCGGGTCATCTTTCTGCTGCTCTTCGCGTCTGCGATTGGCGCGATTTTGCTTACAACTGTATCCAACTGGCTGCATAGCCGCTTCAAGATCAAACAGGGCCTCGCGCTGGCGCTGTTTCTGTGCGTGACATTTGCCGTGACAGCCCTTGTCGTATGGAGTCAGGGACCGAACATTGTCCAGCAATTCGCCGATCTGGAAACAGATTTGCCGGTGGCCGCTCACTCGCTTCTGACGCAGATGCGGAGCCAACAATGGGGTCAATGGATTCTGCGGCAATCTCCCGGCTCTGAACAGATATCGAGCGGCTTCAGCTTTGCGCTAACACGCATCGGCGGCATCGTCGTCAGTTCAGCCACCATACTTGCTGGACTAGTGATCGTTTTCAGTCTCAGCATCTATTTTTCCGCTGAGCCGGAGATGTATTACAACGGCATCCGGCGCGCCGTGCCGGAGGAATATCGCGGAAAGATGGATGCGTGCGCTGCCAGCGTGGCGCAGATTCTGCGTTGGTGGGTGCTAGCCAAACTCATCTCGATGACTTTGGTTGGCGCGCTCATCAGCATCGGATTATGGATTGTCGGCGTGCCGCTGGCGGGCACGCTGGGGATCATTGCCGCGGTGATGACATTCATTCCGAACGTCGGACCGTTGATCTCGGTAATCCCGGCAGCGCTGCTGGCACTGGCCATCAGCCCCACGAAGGGATTGCTGGCCCTGCTGGTCTTCGCCATCGTCTTTACGATCGAGGGCTATGTAGTGACCCCACTGCTGGAGCGCAACATCGTCCGATTGCCGCCCGCTCTCACGTTAACGATGCAGCTGCTCCTGGCGGCCGTCGCGGGACCCGTCGGTGTAGCGCTCGCTGCGCCGGTGGCTGCGGCAATCCTTGGCATTCTCTCCGTGCTGCTGCCAAAAGCGCCTGACGTTCCCGTCCCGACGTCGAAACGAGTGGCCTGA
- a CDS encoding polyprenyl synthetase family protein, producing the protein MSTLAIATAREVFDLLRDDLTAIERELGRDAVSSVDTITEIAEYLRGGGGKRIRPSLLLLAARCLGYDGSGMIRLGAVVELVHTATLVHDDIIDGADTRRGRPSANTTWGNEKCVLAGDWLYMQAFHIALEERNFKVLDLLISLTQQMVEGELLQIQKLGRPVSEAEYYDLIFRKTACLFSVSMQLGATLAGASAEQEEALACYGRGVGLAFQIVDDVLDLTATEEVLGKPVASDLREGKTTLPVIHSLEHGTAAEREVIRHVLEDGGFVRSSREQVQEILHRNGSVEYAMAAADRYAEQGREALVPIEDSEFKRALLWVPDFVVARDK; encoded by the coding sequence TTGAGCACATTGGCGATAGCAACGGCAAGAGAAGTCTTCGATTTGCTCCGCGATGACCTCACGGCCATTGAACGGGAGCTGGGGCGCGACGCCGTCTCCAGTGTCGACACGATCACAGAGATCGCCGAGTATTTGCGAGGCGGCGGCGGTAAGAGAATTCGCCCATCGCTCCTTTTGCTGGCGGCGCGCTGCCTGGGCTATGACGGATCGGGAATGATCCGTCTTGGCGCGGTCGTTGAATTGGTGCATACCGCGACCCTCGTCCATGACGACATCATCGACGGCGCCGACACCCGCCGCGGACGCCCCTCGGCCAACACCACATGGGGCAACGAAAAATGCGTGCTCGCGGGCGACTGGCTGTACATGCAGGCCTTCCACATCGCTCTGGAAGAGCGGAACTTCAAGGTGCTCGACCTGTTGATCAGCCTCACCCAGCAGATGGTCGAGGGGGAACTGCTTCAGATTCAGAAGCTGGGTCGGCCAGTCTCCGAGGCCGAGTATTACGATCTGATTTTCCGCAAAACCGCCTGCCTCTTTTCTGTTTCAATGCAACTGGGCGCAACCCTTGCAGGCGCAAGCGCTGAGCAGGAAGAGGCTCTCGCCTGCTATGGGCGCGGCGTCGGACTGGCATTTCAGATCGTCGATGACGTGCTCGATCTTACGGCCACCGAAGAAGTCCTGGGCAAGCCCGTGGCAAGCGACCTCCGCGAGGGCAAGACGACGCTGCCGGTCATCCATTCCCTGGAGCACGGCACGGCCGCCGAGCGCGAGGTCATCCGCCACGTACTCGAAGATGGCGGCTTCGTCCGTTCCTCGCGCGAGCAGGTACAGGAGATTCTGCACCGCAACGGATCGGTCGAGTATGCCATGGCAGCTGCGGACCGCTATGCTGAGCAAGGCCGCGAGGCGCTGGTTCCGATTGAAGACTCCGAGTTCAAGCGGGCGTTGTTGTGGGTGCCGGATTTCGTCGTAGCGCGAGACAAATAA
- a CDS encoding YajQ family cyclic di-GMP-binding protein, which produces MAQDNSFDIVSKVDIQEVRNAIDQALKEIKARFDLKDSKSEVTLEGNDAIQLASADEYKLEAVKEILGQKLVKRGVSLKNLTYGKLEEAMGKSVRQKITLQQGVPVEKAKDIVRIVKDSKLKVQASIQGDSVRVSGKDRDSLQSVIALLRGKDLGIELQFTNYRTN; this is translated from the coding sequence ATGGCGCAGGACAATTCGTTTGATATCGTCAGCAAGGTAGACATCCAGGAAGTGCGCAACGCCATCGATCAGGCGCTCAAGGAGATCAAGGCGCGGTTTGACCTGAAGGACTCGAAGTCTGAGGTCACTTTGGAGGGCAATGATGCTATTCAACTTGCCTCCGCGGATGAATACAAGCTGGAAGCAGTGAAGGAAATCCTCGGGCAAAAACTGGTCAAGCGGGGTGTGTCGCTGAAAAACCTCACTTACGGCAAACTGGAAGAGGCCATGGGCAAAAGCGTCCGCCAGAAGATTACTCTGCAACAGGGTGTTCCGGTGGAAAAGGCCAAGGATATTGTCCGGATCGTGAAGGACTCGAAGCTCAAGGTGCAGGCGTCGATTCAGGGCGATTCGGTACGAGTGAGCGGCAAGGATCGCGATAGTCTTCAGTCGGTGATCGCACTGTTGCGTGGCAAAGATTTGGGCATCGAATTACAGTTCACCAACTATCGGACGAATTGA